cagtaagaattccggctctcacagacctgttagtttgtctttaggaagccctcccgttctccactcattacctgtGATAACTGCACCTGTTTGGACACGTATCAAATAcatgttctccccactgtgagTATCGATTTTATGTGTTTGAAGGAAAAATCTTGTTGAACTAGATCTTTATTCACTGTTGCACAAAGTCAAGAGCAAAAGGAGAACTTCTTTTCTTAACTGTGTTCCATGTACTCACACCTCAATGCCAAGCGTTAACCACAAGCACACCTGTAaccctacacccccccccccccccagacacatGGGTCATCCAGTTTCCTACCCCCCTTAGGacatctgcctgtctctcttCACCACCCTTTATCACACAATACCCGCAACGTGTTCTCAGCGTCCCCTCCGCTCACCTGTGTCCCCCCCCTGGAGGGTAACAGAGCTTTTAGGGCACCTCCCCCTCAGGGGAgggcagatggagagagaaagtagGGCGGGGCTGGGGTAAACCCACACAAGGGGAAAGTGGTGGTGTGCTGCGAGTCTTCGACTAAAGGTAAAACTAGATTAAATATACCAACATCTAGGTTTGATCTGTATTTAACGGCATATTGATGGTTAAACACACCAGCAGCTGTTAAACTGACTGTTTAGGACACAAAATCATTTCAACAAATTAAATgactattctttcttttttagaaagaaagaaataagaaCGAGTCCCACAAGTCGCTATTAATTTAAAGTTCACACATGGAACTTTAAAAAGGGTTGTTCTTTATGACCCACATAAGAATATTGTCTATTTCTACATCAGGATCATTAATGCCCGTCATCAGGTCGGATTCTACCGCATGACGTTAGAAATGGTTCCCCAGAAACAGCTGTGTGGCCGGGCCCGTCGGAAGGAAGGGAGACCCGGGAGAACCAGGAACTCTTGACACCGATTAGCCTAAACCTCTTCACCTCTCGCAGTGTCATCAGTGGCATGGGGGAGATGAACGTGGACCAGAGCCGCCGGAACGCGCCGGGCCCCGAGCGCGCCGACGGGCCCTACCCCGACTGCCCCTACCTGCTGCTGGACGTGCGAGACCGCGACCAATACGACTGCTGCCACATCATCAGCGGTAAGAGATTAAAACGAATAAATACACGGAGCCGGATCATCGGATTCCTCCCGCTGCTCTTAACcgcctctctctatctctctctctgtccaacaGCTCACAGCTTCCCCATCGCCACTCTGTCTCGGACAATGAACCCCTACACCAAAGACGTGCTGGAATATGTATCCTCCAACAAAAGATTCACCTGCTGTCTTTCCTCATCACGTAGTAAACCTGCGAATCTGTGTGGAGACCAAAATCTATGGAAAAACAAGGCCCACTGTGATTGTGAACTTAACCCGCGACACTTCACAGAAGAACGCCGCGGGGAGGATCATCATCGTGTACGACGAGGACGAGAGGACGGCCGGCCAGGCGGCCACCGCCATGTGCCAGCGGGGGTTCGACAACCTGTTTCTGCTCTCCGGGggtaaagttaaaaagaaaagcgcGATCTAATCCAGAGCAAAGACAGTCATCTCGAAggagaccccctccccccaaccacACCCTGCTGTCGTCTCCCAGGTTTAAAGGTGATCGCTCAGAGATTTCCAGAGGGGATGACGACGGGCTCCATCCCGGCCTCGTGCTCCTCCCCCTTGCTGAGGGCGAAGAGGAGCTCCGCGCCGCCACCGGCGGCGGCCGAGGAGAGGTGGCGGTTCACGTCGGACGAGCTCAGCAGGAtccaggagcagctggaggagacactCATCCCCAGCAACTCCAgcagtgagtttgtgtgtttgttcacactcaaccccccccccgatatgTCTTTGCTCCATGACGACATGAATAAGAAAGTGAGATGTGAAATGAAGGCCGCGCGTGTTCCCCGCAGGCCGCATGTCGTCCAGCCGCACGTCGTCCAGTAGCTCCGCCTCCAAAGCGTCCAGCGCTCGCAGCAGACAGAGTTCCTCCGTCTCCGTGAGGGACGGCGCGCGAGTTCAGAGCAGCAGAGCCTGGaaataacaccccccccccctcctcctccccctgccccctccACGTACCTCCGACACAAGGTCCCTTTATTGCTCACGTCCCTTTAGCACGCGGACGCTGAGTATTGAATTCTGAAACGACACAAAAGGGGAAATTATAGAAATATTTGTAATCAATAAAAGGAGATTTTAAATCCGTAGGAACGTAACACAGACATTTTGTTTCATAGTAATGCGAGTTCTTTATCCTCCTCTAAGAGATATTACGTCAgaagtattttgtttttcttataaTATTCAATAAATGCTGCAATCTTTGCACAGGGCCTCGTCTGAGaactgatgattttttttttttgttcattatttttcatCCACCAGCTGATGAACCTCAAcagatgatgatgtcattccGTTCTAATCCTTTCTCCTCTTTCACATTACTTCATCCACAAAGGTCCAAATTGA
The DNA window shown above is from Gasterosteus aculeatus chromosome X, fGasAcu3.hap1.1, whole genome shotgun sequence and carries:
- the cep41 gene encoding centrosomal protein of 41 kDa isoform X1, with amino-acid sequence MSLNRSIGSAEYMKKKIPKNEKYQHVKTRLDTGCSLTKYLEKIENIKKNYRYRKDEIFKRLKVSTFAQLVLQVASVSELNDSEIDGESHRTEDCLSVASDVDLECLSERTNGSPQASPPPAPQQARDAGEICHSARSTLLSVISGMGEMNVDQSRRNAPGPERADGPYPDCPYLLLDVRDRDQYDCCHIISAHSFPIATLSRTMNPYTKDVLEYVSSNKRFTCCLSSSRSKPANLCGDQNLWKNKAHCDCELNPRHFTEERRGEDHHRVRRGREDGRPGGHRHVPAGVRQPVSALRGFKGDRSEISRGDDDGLHPGLVLLPLAEGEEELRAATGGGRGEVAVHVGRAQQDPGAAGGDTHPQQLQQPHVVQPHVVQ
- the cep41 gene encoding centrosomal protein of 41 kDa isoform X2, with amino-acid sequence MSLNRSIGSAEYMKKKIPKNEKYQHVKTRLDTGCSLTKYLEKIENIKKNYRYRKDEIFKRLKVSTFAQLVLQVASVSELNDSEIDGESHRTEDCLSVASDVDLECLSERTNGSPQASPPPAPQQARDAGEICHSARSTLLSVISGMGEMNVDQSRRNAPGPERADGPYPDCPYLLLDVRDRDQYDCCHIISAHSFPIATLSRTMNPYTKDVLEYKNAAGRIIIVYDEDERTAGQAATAMCQRGFDNLFLLSGGLKVIAQRFPEGMTTGSIPASCSSPLLRAKRSSAPPPAAAEERWRFTSDELSRIQEQLEETLIPSNSSSRMSSSRTSSSSSASKASSARSRQSSSVSVRDGARVQSSRAWK